A window of Haliscomenobacter hydrossis DSM 1100 contains these coding sequences:
- a CDS encoding trimeric intracellular cation channel family protein, translating into MDIIYFFELLGTFVFAISGMASAAEKKFDIFGGAIIGWATAVGGGTIRDVMIGRLPVGWMRDTNFLFAILAALPVVYFFRKTILRFPRTFLWFDSLGIGLFTVLGLERTLALGLDPAVAVVMGAVSATFGGVLRDLLCNEIPLLFQPKTELYVTVCLLGGLFYLFLGLFGLDYRWKMIITILVVFSLRQLAVSYQWRLPTIK; encoded by the coding sequence ATGGACATCATTTACTTTTTCGAACTCCTGGGGACTTTTGTATTTGCCATCAGCGGAATGGCGAGTGCTGCGGAAAAAAAATTCGACATCTTTGGCGGGGCCATTATCGGTTGGGCTACTGCTGTGGGCGGTGGCACCATTCGGGATGTGATGATCGGTCGACTCCCCGTAGGGTGGATGCGGGACACCAATTTTTTGTTCGCCATCCTCGCCGCCCTGCCCGTGGTTTATTTTTTTCGCAAAACCATTTTGCGTTTTCCCCGCACCTTTTTGTGGTTCGATAGTTTGGGCATTGGTTTATTCACGGTTTTGGGTCTAGAAAGAACCCTTGCCTTGGGGCTTGATCCAGCCGTGGCAGTGGTTATGGGGGCCGTTTCCGCTACTTTTGGCGGGGTACTTCGCGACTTGTTGTGCAACGAAATTCCACTCTTGTTTCAGCCCAAAACTGAATTGTATGTCACCGTGTGTTTATTGGGTGGGTTGTTCTATTTGTTCCTGGGGTTATTTGGGCTCGATTACCGCTGGAAAATGATCATCACCATCCTTGTGGTGTTTAGCCTTCGGCAGTTGGCGGTGAGTTACCAGTGGCG
- a CDS encoding glycoside hydrolase family 78 protein, with protein MRSLYLLLILLGLTVSAHAQVAVNSLTCEHLVNPMPLDAKKPRLSWKLNSPQRNILQTAYQIRVASTADFGKKSLIWDSGKIPSAQSILQEYAGPALQSAKRYYWQVKVWDNQNNESLWSEAAWWEMGLLNPEDWKASWIEPELTVNTKSMPPPPLTRKEFSLRKKIQSARLYATSHGLNFMVINGKKVGEDLFTPGWTAYQDHLQYFVYDVSNLLTPGANAIGAVLGDGWYRGYLAWEDNRNVYGEKLGLLAQLVVTYTDGSQQIIGTDASWKAQNNSAIRMADLYNGETYDARMEIPNWSKPGFDDKGWWAVNVVSFPKNNLIAPQGPPVRRIQELKPQKIITTPQGDKVIDFGQNITGWIRFKVTGPAGTTVTIQHAEVLDKKGNFYTTNLRHAKCELNYTLKGVGEETFEPHFTFMGFRYIKIINYPGNLSAENFTAVVIHSDIKKTGDFTCSNPLLNQLQSNIQWGQRGNFLDVPTDCPQRDERLGWTGDAQAFSRTAAYNYQVAGFFNKWLNDLIADQGENGGVPHVIPDVLQRKEKKNITGSSGWGDVCTIAPWNLYQVYGDQRLLERQYNSMEKWVAWITTKAPDGLWKGGPHFGDWLFYQAQISNPTEKSGYTDPDYIATAFYANSVEILRKTAQVLGKKTDEAKYAALFDKIKKAFNHEYVAASGRTISDSQTSYVLGLNFNLFEEKNRAAATAQLVRDIKSRGNHLSTGFLGTPHLCHVLSDNGHTDVAYDLLFQESYPSWLYPVKMGATTIWERWDGIKPDSSFQDAGMNSFNHYAYGAIGDWMYRVTAGLEIGQVAYKHILIQPQPTPKLSFAKASFQSSYGEIVSGWERQGEKIKLTVKIPANTTATVTLPTKDASAVREGGNPVANAKNSAKGVVVEVGSGEYVFEF; from the coding sequence ATGAGATCGCTCTATCTACTACTTATTCTATTGGGGCTTACTGTCAGCGCACATGCCCAGGTGGCCGTCAACAGCCTGACTTGTGAACACCTCGTCAACCCCATGCCATTGGATGCCAAAAAACCCCGCCTGAGTTGGAAACTGAACAGTCCACAACGGAACATCCTGCAAACCGCCTACCAAATCCGGGTAGCGAGTACGGCAGATTTTGGCAAAAAAAGCCTGATTTGGGATTCGGGAAAAATACCTTCCGCCCAATCTATTCTCCAGGAATACGCCGGACCAGCGCTGCAAAGTGCCAAACGTTATTACTGGCAGGTCAAGGTCTGGGACAACCAAAATAACGAATCCCTCTGGAGTGAAGCCGCCTGGTGGGAAATGGGGCTACTCAATCCCGAGGATTGGAAGGCTTCCTGGATTGAGCCGGAATTGACGGTCAATACCAAATCGATGCCCCCACCTCCATTGACGCGTAAGGAATTCAGCTTGCGCAAAAAAATCCAGTCTGCCCGCCTATACGCCACCAGCCATGGCCTCAATTTTATGGTCATCAACGGAAAAAAAGTGGGCGAAGATCTGTTTACGCCTGGATGGACCGCCTATCAGGATCACTTGCAGTACTTCGTGTATGATGTGAGCAACCTGCTCACTCCGGGTGCCAACGCCATCGGGGCTGTACTCGGCGACGGCTGGTACCGGGGTTATCTCGCCTGGGAAGACAACCGCAATGTATATGGAGAAAAGTTGGGGCTACTGGCACAATTGGTCGTCACTTACACGGATGGTTCTCAACAGATCATAGGTACCGATGCTTCCTGGAAAGCGCAAAACAATAGTGCCATTCGTATGGCCGATTTGTACAATGGTGAAACCTATGATGCCCGCATGGAAATCCCCAATTGGTCCAAACCAGGCTTTGACGATAAGGGCTGGTGGGCGGTAAACGTGGTTAGTTTTCCTAAAAACAACCTCATCGCACCTCAGGGACCACCGGTTCGACGCATTCAGGAACTCAAGCCCCAAAAAATCATTACCACGCCACAGGGGGACAAAGTCATCGATTTTGGACAAAACATCACCGGATGGATCCGCTTCAAAGTCACGGGCCCAGCCGGAACGACGGTGACCATCCAACACGCCGAAGTATTGGATAAAAAAGGCAATTTTTATACGACCAACCTGCGCCACGCCAAGTGTGAATTGAATTACACCCTCAAAGGAGTTGGAGAAGAGACTTTTGAACCGCATTTTACCTTCATGGGTTTTCGCTACATCAAAATCATCAACTATCCCGGTAACTTGAGCGCCGAAAACTTTACCGCTGTGGTGATCCACAGCGACATCAAGAAGACCGGGGATTTTACTTGTTCCAACCCTCTCCTGAACCAATTGCAAAGCAACATCCAGTGGGGCCAACGCGGCAACTTTTTGGATGTGCCCACCGACTGCCCCCAACGCGACGAACGCCTGGGCTGGACGGGTGATGCGCAGGCCTTCTCCCGCACTGCCGCCTACAACTATCAGGTGGCGGGCTTTTTCAACAAATGGCTGAATGACCTGATTGCCGATCAGGGTGAAAACGGCGGCGTGCCCCACGTCATCCCCGATGTGCTGCAACGCAAAGAAAAGAAGAACATCACTGGCTCTTCTGGTTGGGGCGACGTGTGCACCATTGCGCCCTGGAACCTGTACCAGGTGTACGGCGACCAACGCCTGCTGGAACGGCAGTACAACTCCATGGAAAAATGGGTAGCCTGGATCACAACCAAGGCCCCCGACGGCCTTTGGAAAGGGGGACCCCACTTTGGCGACTGGCTGTTTTATCAAGCTCAAATCAGTAACCCTACCGAAAAAAGCGGCTACACCGATCCGGATTACATCGCCACAGCTTTCTACGCCAACTCAGTCGAGATTCTACGCAAAACAGCCCAGGTTTTGGGCAAAAAAACGGATGAAGCCAAATATGCAGCCTTGTTCGACAAAATCAAAAAAGCCTTCAACCACGAATACGTGGCGGCTTCGGGGCGTACCATTTCGGATTCCCAAACGTCGTACGTGCTGGGTTTGAATTTCAATTTGTTTGAAGAAAAAAACCGGGCTGCGGCTACCGCGCAGTTGGTACGCGACATCAAGTCACGCGGCAACCACTTGTCTACGGGTTTTTTGGGCACGCCACATCTCTGCCATGTTTTGTCGGACAATGGGCATACCGACGTGGCCTACGATCTCTTGTTTCAGGAGTCTTATCCTTCCTGGTTGTACCCGGTCAAAATGGGCGCAACCACCATCTGGGAGCGCTGGGACGGCATCAAGCCCGACAGCAGCTTCCAGGACGCGGGCATGAACTCCTTCAACCACTACGCCTACGGGGCCATCGGAGACTGGATGTACCGCGTAACTGCTGGCCTGGAGATTGGGCAAGTGGCTTATAAACACATCCTGATCCAACCGCAGCCTACGCCTAAACTGAGCTTTGCCAAAGCAAGCTTCCAAAGCAGCTACGGCGAGATTGTCTCTGGTTGGGAACGCCAAGGAGAAAAGATCAAACTGACGGTCAAAATTCCGGCGAATACTACGGCCACGGTGACGCTACCGACGAAAGATGCGAGCGCGGTTCGGGAAGGTGGAAACCCGGTGGCGAATGCGAAGAATTCGGCGAAGGGGGTGGTTGTTGAAGTGGGGAGTGGGGAGTATGTGTTTGAGTTTTAG